CTTAGAAACGGGGTGGGAGTGGGGGGTGTACCTCCgtcccatcccccgccccgccacccactttaaaaaaataaatatataaaatatatatgtatataattatatataatatataatttaattagttacaaatttatgataatgatattattagttatatgtattatataatgtctattagtgtatataatataattgatattattaattatactaataattatatatgtgtactcatataaattattaattggttatactaaatttattaatacatttatattaaatccTTAATTaaacttaatacaataatatttttttcttaaaaaaagcacaagcacaataatgaattagtgattataTTTGTGTAAAatgtgaaaacttgactactttatttatatttatttcatcatgttggattgtattcaaataatttttatttgattgtttttataagtttcaattataaaattacaatgaataataatttgatgatgtattgatattttagtatttaattatttgttaaaatttaatcataataaaattatataacaaatttttattagctcCATGAGGACACCTGCCGGAAAAGCGGGGCAGGGCGGGAACGGGGGActggggatggggcggggggaGTTTGTAGGCAGCGAGGCAGACCCCTCCCCCATCCTCCGCCCAGTTGCCATCCCTACCCAGAATTAACAGAAAAACTCAGAGAAGTAAAACGGTCACAGTTAGACCGCCTCGGGATTTTGAACGTTTGCTTAGTCAAGTCCATTGGCTATGAGGCCTAAGTGTAGTGtctttaacaaaaataaataaataatatagtaCGAATCCTCAAACTCCACAAGGTAATGCGATAAAGGGCACATGTTCTTTGACCATGTCAAGAATTGCCTTTGCATTCTAACTAATCTGACATGGCTTTTTATTACATCGGAGAttaaatagagaaaaaaaaaaagggaaggtaTTTTGCTACTCAGAATCAGCTCATTGATAATTTGTTTTGTTTACTTTGGATTTTCACTTGTAGCTCAGCGGAAGGCTTGGTCCAGTGATGGTCTAAAAATagttggtaaaaaactacactTTGACTACTCAAAATACTTGAAACTACAGAAATTTCTGAGTTTGGAACAAAATTTGAAACCAAAAATACTCTGTGAGTTCAGAACGTCAGAGGACCTTAAAGTGGGCCAATGAGGCTGTACTCGAGATGAGAAGACGCTGGCTAATTGCCGTGATGCACAATATCCTCCAACAACTCAGGCAAATCTACCAGCAGTACAGGCATGCATTGGAGGAAGCCCTATTTGTAATTGATTCAAGCATTCTGCAGTTTCCTTCACAATGCAAGACAACAAGTACTACATCTTAACACGGCTCAGAAGACCACAGTCAATTGAAGAAAGCTAGGGCTTTATAATGTTTGTTATCCTTGGCTATTTAATGCCTCCAATAAGGTCTTCAAACAGCTCATTATTTTTCCCTAGTCCTTTATCTAAACATTTAAGcataaaaacataaaagtttttttGAAGAATTGGGCTCACCAACAATAAACATATATTACCAACATACAACTATTTACagagaattacatatcataggAGATACAAAATAACTCCCCTCAAcacaaatttcatttttatccgtCAATATAGTTGATACAGTAAGGTCGTCAAGACCATAAATACCTGAAGTTCTAATGTTAGAAAAAAATTGTTGTCCTCTAACCCCTTCGTCTACCTGACTTTGCTCGCCTTTTTGGATTACCTGACGATGGGCAAGTTGCCTCCACCGGTAGAAGAGTTCCACCTTTAACACCTTCTCGATCAGTCATTTTAGCAATTTTTTTCTGGGCCTCAAGATATACTTTTAAATCTCTAATCTGCAGTCAAAAATTAAACATGATGATTTAGTAGCAAGAACTTTGAGATGATTACAACATATTCATGATAACAAGAACAAATACCTGTTCTTTCAGATCCAATACCATTTCATCTTTAGATTTGAGAGTTAAACTACTCCTGAAATGCACGAGAAATTAGACAATTAGATCAACATAAAACACCATCAACTGTGCAGGAATCCATGTAACTGCACCATTACATGCAACAGCTAAAATGGAGTCATAAAATATGtacaaaaagaaatggaagaagaaaTATAAATATGAAAAGATAATTCAAGACCGTACATTGCCTCAATATCCTTGTACTTCTGCTGTAGTAGTTCCTGTTTTTTCATGAGTTCTTGGTTCCTCTGACAACATTACGAGTTTCATATTAGCTACAAAACATGGCAATAGAAGAATTGCATCaaataaaattaggaaaaaCACGTCATCATCAGAAAtataatgttttaagccaaacTTGAATGCACATACATATTGAATACTCAAAAAATCAATAAACATGAAAAAAACTAAGTCGACGGGAGGTATGCATGGGTAGGGTGACAAATGCCATAATTGCTACACGTTGCACCGGAAAGAACCTGGTGGACTGGATTTGCCCTTTTTATGGTTACTAAAGGGAGGtcagaaaagagagagaggacagGTTGAGAGTAAAAAGATCACCTCAGAAATAGCTTTCTTTTCCTCTGTATACCTCTCCAATCTATATTGCAAATCGTGCATCCTTGAAAATAAAGTCTTCTCCACTGCTTTGGAAATGGTGCTATCTTGGCTATTTTTGGCTTCAGCAAGCAGAGATTCATAATGCTGCAAACATGGCAAAAAAGGAATTAAATTTGTAATTCAATTTAAGAGAATTTTCTTGTATGGCGCATTATCTCATAAAATTTAGTCCTAAGGAACTTCAATATGGACGATTTCTCCATTCACTTAGAAATTTTAAGCATTCTAAATACTCAAGAAGATAAGTTATTATTAAACAAAAGAGGTTGATTTACAAATGTGGACAACCTCAATCTGACAGAAGTCACAAAGACAAACCATACACCCGAGGATCCTGCTTCTGTAGACTTGGAAAAAAGCAAGGTGACTGCCAAGGTCAAAATGCAGCAAATTTCCACTTATCCATATTCTAACATCTAAAGTGAGAaactcaaattttaaaaaattcagcgATTATTGCTGCCATGCAAATTTTCCAATGTTACATGCTTCAATCCCACTGCATTTTAACTGATTAACAAGAAGCTTACCAACTTTACATGGCCAGAGAATGCAGAACACCAAACATATCATGAAAATCAAGATTTGACCTTTAGAATGCAGAACACCAAATATATCATGAAAATCAAGATTTGAGCTTTAGCTTACTTGTCTCTGGATCTCCAGCTGACTTGCAAGAAGATGGTTGTATTCATCAACAGTCTGTAGTCATGAATGTTAGATCAGACTAACTTGGTGCAACACAACATTAAATAAGGGAAATAATACAACTAGCCTGCCAATCTACACCAAGTTTACAATTGAAAACCTTCAAAACCTAATGACAGATGAAGTTCCATTATCTTATAAAACTTAAAAGTTGAAAGGGAACCAGAAACATGAAGAATCCTGAATTCGAAATATATTCAAACACAAAGGATCTAAGTTCTATGCTCAAGAAGTTCCTGGGAAACAAAGTTTACCGTTTCAACTTTGCTGCTAAAAAGTACTCCGTCCAGTCCTGAATCCTCCTCATACCCACATGTACCACATTCTCCTTCGTTTGAAATGCAGTGAGAATTCATGACACCAGATTTTCCGTCAGCTTTTGACTGGTTTAATCGGTGAACATATTTGTCCCCCACATAATCCCAAATTTGTTGCGTTTCTAATTTTAAGGAGTAGTTATGCTCTGTGTCTCTCGAATGTCTAACAGCGTGCCCCTTTTCATACCTATGTATGACAGAAGCTATTCAATTAGATACAGTATGAATTTACATTAAAGTAAAGATCATAGTTTTAAAGGTAGGGCTTGGAATAAAGCAAAATAACTACAAGAATTGTTTCACCTTGCACATCCTACAAAACCACAAATCAGACAGACCCAAAGGTTTTCCAATGTTTCACAAACAGCACAAGTTGGTTTCTCATCCTGCTGCTGACAAAGTCGGCAAACCTGCACATAAAAATGGCAcctccataaaaaaaaattagcacaCTGTATGACATTAGCTGACAAAGCACTAAGGTCCAACTTAATGAAAAGTACAGTCCACCAAGCAAGACTAAATGTGTAGGGTGACTGAAAACAAAGTAGTACAGTAAGGAACATGACTTATGAGGAGATGGAGGTGAAAGGAATTAGATATATCCAAGATAGAAAATTTTAAGCAATGGACCATGCATGCAAGAAAGAAGTCAGCATTCTACTTTACAGGAAACTCCACCATGTGGATGGAGGAATAGGACGAACAAAAGGTTGTTAGACAAACTAACCTGACAGGACAAATAAGTCCATTTCGAATCACAAGAACAATAAAATGAATGGTCACATAGTGTACTCTGAATTCCACTTGTGTCCTGGTCCAATCTCTCTTCAGAAAAAAGTAAATATAATTACAATCATATTTTCTGCTTTGCACCATATCAAAATTTAAATCCTAAAATTTAGCATGAGAATAATGAATAACTTAGATATTAAACCAACAGATACATAAAGCAGCATGGCAACTAACCAAGACAAATAGGACAAGTTGGCAACTCAGTGAAACCCGGGGGTGGAGTACTAGCAATTTCTGCTACTTCAGTATACTCAACTGAATGAGTAAAGTATATATGACATACTTCAGCCTGAAAATTCAACCGGATAATTCAATGATTACTGTCCAGATATtgacataccccataaaacacGTTCATAGGTAAAAAGGTAAGAAGGGTGAAGTACCTCAGAGGGTCTAAACCTTTTCCCATTGAAACTGCAATAAAACCCATCAGCAGCTAATTGATTTGCCAAACTGATGAGTACGCTATATCTATCCTCCACTGCATCATTCCTGCAATATACTCTAGtcaatacaaaaatataaatgcACCCAACATGTATAACATTTTGATATTAATAATTTGCATCTCACATTTTGGAAACAACTTGGTAACATTCAAGTTTTCCTGACTAGACAATAACATTCCTACAAAGTTCAAGTGCTATTTCAACAGGCAAAATATATCTCCTCTCAAATTCCTAGAAACGCCTATATTAATACCTTTGAAAGATATGCACAGTACCTGTCAAAACATATGCCTTACTAAATTCTTAATCTTGTGAATAACTTCGAAGTTTTCTGCCAACAAATAAAGAGCATGGTGGACAAAGTGCTATGCATGCTACATGAATCTAGTATTGGTGCTAGAATGTGTATTACTAAAGAAAGGCCAAAATAATGCTACGATTTCGCTATCATAACAACGTTAATTTGCTATTCGGCTTATTTCCTAATAAATCCCAAATTGTCTATTAAAACGATAATCCGGCATTCTTAGAATGTGTActgcttttaaaaaaaaaaacaaacaaaacgaTGCCAGGGAAATATAAAGTCTACGTTAACTTGCTCCTCGGCGTATATTTTGATAAAATCGTCGTTGTGAAATTGTCCATTAAAGAATAAGAAAACAATAGAGTTTAGCTTAAAAAGAGTACCTAACGAAAAGGATCTCTAGGAAGTGATCAACGTGGGTGCCGCAAAAGAGAAGGAAGTCATCGGAAGACAGGTAATTTGGGACAGCGACGATGAAGATCTGGGTGGTGCGGGCCGAAGGGTTTGCAATTGTGGTGGACGGGGTGGGAGGGGTACTGTTAGGGTTGGCAGCAGTGGAAGAGACGGAGGGCGGGAGAAGTTGGCGGAAGAGGTGAGCGATGCCTCTGAGTTCCTGAGAGTTTAGAGAGTTACAAGCGTCGCTGGCAGTTCTATTAGGGCCGTGAGTGGCGGAGGTGACGGTAATCGGAAGACGTTGGGGAGAGTCGACGGAGTGAATTTGCAGGGtgaacatttttttattttgtaaatactaaataaataaa
The Coffea arabica cultivar ET-39 chromosome 6c, Coffea Arabica ET-39 HiFi, whole genome shotgun sequence genome window above contains:
- the LOC113691419 gene encoding BRAP2 RING ZnF UBP domain-containing protein 1-like, with product MFTLQIHSVDSPQRLPITVTSATHGPNRTASDACNSLNSQELRGIAHLFRQLLPPSVSSTAANPNSTPPTPSTTIANPSARTTQIFIVAVPNYLSSDDFLLFCGTHVDHFLEILFVRNDAVEDRYSVLISLANQLAADGFYCSFNGKRFRPSEAEVCHIYFTHSVEYTEVAEIASTPPPGFTELPTCPICLERLDQDTSGIQSTLCDHSFYCSCDSKWTYLSCQVCRLCQQQDEKPTCAVCETLENLWVCLICGFVGCARYEKGHAVRHSRDTEHNYSLKLETQQIWDYVGDKYVHRLNQSKADGKSGVMNSHCISNEGECGTCGYEEDSGLDGVLFSSKVETTVDEYNHLLASQLEIQRQHYESLLAEAKNSQDSTISKAVEKTLFSRMHDLQYRLERYTEEKKAISERNQELMKKQELLQQKYKDIEAMSSLTLKSKDEMVLDLKEQIRDLKVYLEAQKKIAKMTDREGVKGGTLLPVEATCPSSGNPKRRAKSGRRRG